In one Terriglobales bacterium genomic region, the following are encoded:
- the nuoB gene encoding NADH-quinone oxidoreductase subunit NuoB, whose amino-acid sequence MAWLQNKFEKNFLITTVDYVFNWARKSALWPMTFGLACCAIEMIASSTARFDIARFGSEVFRPSPRQSDLMIVAGTVTLKMSPVIQRIWAQMPDPKWCISMGACSSVGGPFNTYAVLQGVDRIVPTDVYVIGCPPRPENLFYALLKLQDKIDQMTLAKRPTEVRLEENMVENFKRQVMIAQTLQPK is encoded by the coding sequence ATGGCCTGGCTGCAAAACAAGTTCGAGAAGAACTTCCTCATCACCACGGTGGACTACGTGTTCAACTGGGCGCGCAAGTCCGCGCTCTGGCCCATGACCTTCGGGCTGGCCTGCTGCGCCATCGAGATGATCGCCTCCTCGACGGCGCGGTTCGACATCGCGCGTTTCGGCTCCGAGGTCTTCCGGCCCAGCCCGCGGCAGAGCGACCTGATGATCGTCGCCGGTACCGTGACCCTGAAGATGTCGCCGGTCATCCAGCGCATTTGGGCGCAGATGCCCGATCCCAAGTGGTGCATTTCCATGGGCGCCTGTTCCTCGGTCGGCGGGCCTTTCAACACCTACGCGGTGCTGCAGGGTGTGGACCGAATCGTGCCCACCGACGTGTACGTCATCGGCTGCCCGCCCCGCCCGGAGAACCTGTTCTACGCCCTGCTCAAGCTGCAGGACAAGATCGACCAGATGACCCTGGCCAAACGCCCCACGGAAGTGCGCCTGGAGGAGAACATGGTGGAGAACTTCAAGCGCCAGGTGATGATCGCCCAGACCCTGCAACCGAAATAG
- a CDS encoding Rieske (2Fe-2S) protein has product MAEFVKIAAKADLPAADEAREFPCGERTICVANVAGNLTALDNVCLHRGGPLGQGIIVEGKIVCPWHGWMYDPKTGEATHNPAAKVAVYPLKVEGEDVFVEV; this is encoded by the coding sequence ATGGCCGAGTTTGTGAAGATTGCCGCCAAGGCCGACCTGCCCGCCGCCGACGAGGCCCGCGAATTCCCCTGCGGCGAGCGCACCATCTGCGTGGCCAACGTGGCAGGCAATCTGACTGCGCTGGACAACGTCTGCCTGCACCGCGGAGGCCCGCTGGGGCAGGGCATCATCGTGGAAGGCAAGATCGTGTGCCCATGGCACGGTTGGATGTACGACCCCAAGACCGGGGAAGCCACACACAATCCGGCCGCCAAGGTCGCCGTCTATCCCCTGAAGGTCGAAGGGGAGGACGTGTTCGTGGAGGTGTAA
- a CDS encoding metal-dependent hydrolase yields the protein MSPITHFLFGWMVANSARLDRRERAAVAIAGVIPDVDGLGAVPEVLTAGTQHPITWFSDYHHMLHNVFFALAVALIAFAIARQRFKTALLVFLSFHLHLLCDVLGARGPDGDPWPIPYFLPFSSWEWTWSGQWALNSWPNFAITGVLLMATFYLAWRRSFSPLEIVSLRADRALVAAIHQRFPAPAGS from the coding sequence ATGAGCCCCATCACGCATTTCCTGTTTGGCTGGATGGTGGCCAACTCCGCCCGGCTGGACCGACGCGAGCGTGCCGCCGTCGCCATCGCGGGCGTTATCCCCGACGTGGACGGTCTGGGCGCGGTACCCGAGGTCCTGACCGCCGGCACCCAGCACCCCATCACCTGGTTCTCCGACTACCACCACATGTTGCACAACGTCTTCTTCGCGCTGGCGGTGGCGCTGATCGCCTTTGCCATTGCGCGCCAGCGCTTCAAAACGGCCTTGCTGGTATTCCTCAGTTTCCACCTGCATCTGCTCTGCGACGTGCTGGGCGCGCGCGGGCCCGACGGCGATCCGTGGCCCATTCCGTACTTCCTGCCGTTCTCCTCCTGGGAATGGACCTGGAGCGGACAGTGGGCACTCAACTCCTGGCCCAACTTCGCCATCACCGGCGTGTTGTTGATGGCGACCTTCTATCTGGCGTGGCGTCGCAGCTTCTCGCCGCTGGAGATTGTTTCCCTGCGTGCCGACCGCGCCCTGGTCGCAGCCATCCACCAGCGTTTTCCCGCTCCCGCCGGTTCCTGA
- a CDS encoding DinB family protein, whose product MAETVQQYIRRILGYVEGRNPLEVQQATPGRLARLIRGRSRAQLFRRPAPGKWSVAEILAHLAESEMVGGYRVRMILSAGGTPIQAFDQEKWAKVGNYARRDPRQSLELFSALRRSNLLLLRSLKPRQWHMYGMHAERGKETVARVATMFAGHDINHTRQIESILRR is encoded by the coding sequence ATGGCGGAAACGGTACAGCAGTACATACGGCGCATCCTGGGCTACGTGGAAGGCCGCAATCCACTCGAAGTGCAGCAGGCCACGCCCGGGCGTTTGGCGCGCCTGATCCGCGGGCGCAGCCGCGCGCAGCTCTTTCGCCGGCCCGCTCCCGGCAAGTGGTCGGTGGCGGAGATTCTCGCTCACTTGGCCGAGTCGGAGATGGTCGGAGGATACCGCGTGCGCATGATCCTCAGCGCTGGCGGCACACCCATCCAGGCCTTTGACCAGGAGAAGTGGGCGAAGGTCGGCAACTATGCGCGGCGGGATCCCAGGCAGTCGCTGGAGCTGTTTTCTGCTCTGCGTCGCAGCAACCTGTTGTTGCTGCGCTCCCTCAAGCCTCGGCAGTGGCACATGTACGGCATGCACGCCGAACGCGGCAAGGAGACCGTGGCCCGAGTCGCCACCATGTTCGCCGGCCACGACATCAACCACACCCGGCAGATCGAGAGCATTCTCCGCCGCTGA